In Streptomyces rapamycinicus NRRL 5491, the genomic stretch GTCGATCCGGATACCGGTGCCGTCGGACCGGTCGTACCCCATGATCGAGAGGTCCTCGACGGTGCCGTTGGAGAGGTTGTGCGCCCTGACCCGGTGACCGGCGAAGTGGAAGTCGTAGTCGTACGTCATGATGTTGACGTGCGGGCCGAGCAAACCGTTTCCGCCGTCCGGCAGTCGCAGATCCCGGGCCAGGTCGATACGGCGGTATCGCTGATGGCGAAGGGCCTGCCTGACTTCCCGTGAGATCTGCCGGACCAGCTCCCGTATTCGCATATCGGCGCGCACCTGGATGCGCAGCGGCACCACATTGGCGAACATCCCGGGAATGGCGCGGGAAGTGACATCGGTACGGCCGGATACGGGCAGCGTCAGAATGATGTCCGATTTACCGGTCAATCGGTGCAGATACAGCGCGGTCGCCGCAATGATCATAGCGGACCAGTGGGTGGCGTATTTACGCGCGGCGGCCCGCAGCTCGACCGCTTCCGCCTCGGTCAGGTAGGCGGTCTGGCGGAGGACGGTGGAAAGTTCCCTGGTGGGGTGGGTGGAAAGCCGCGCCGGGCGCGGGGAATCACCGAAGTGTTCCAGCCAGTACGCACGGTCTTTGGCGAAATCCGGTGAGGCCCGGTATTCCGCGTCCTGGTCGAGCATCGCCCGCAGGGAGCCGAAGACCGTTTCCCCCTCGGCCGGGTCGGTCCCCTCGACGAGCGCGGTGTACACCTCGGCGGTCCGCCGGCCCAGCAGGGCGGCCGAACCGGCGTCCGAGACGATGTGGTGGGTGCCCTGGTACCAGAGGAAGCGCTCGGCCTCCACCTTGATCAGGGCGAATGAGAACGCCGGGTGGTCGCCCAGCTTGAGCGCCCCCGTGGCCAGGTCGTTCTTCATCCACCGCTCGGCCGCGGCCCAGGGGTCGTCCTCGGCGGTGAGGTCCGGCTTCGGGAGCTCCCAGTCGGTCACCGGGTCAAGGGCCTGCCAGGGCTCCCCGTCGTCCTCACCGACCCGGATGTTGTAGGGCTCGGCCTCCGCCACGGCCCTGCGCAGGGCCCGCTCGAATAGCTCGGTGTCTATCGGTCCTTGTATCTCCAGGTACTCACCGACCCGGAAGGTGGTGCTCTCCGGCGGCTCCAGCTGCTCTATGAACCAGATTTCACTCTGGCCGGTCGAGAGCGGCAGACGGGCGGCCGGTACGGCGGGCTGCACATTTCCCCCACTGAGAATGGGACCACGGTCGAAGAATGTGCCCGCCGACCGGGAGTAGATTTCCGCGCGGTCACAGGCACCACACGTGACCCTATGAGACGGAATTGCACTCAGTGCGGGGGTCAGGAGACCGTTCGGTGGCGAGACTGTGAAAATCGCCGAGCCCTAGGTGTTTACCTGGAGTATCCACAGTGCCGAACGGCATGAGCGCGTGCATGAGCATGCGCCCTACGGACGCAAGTGTCCAGAGGATGTCGGGGAGTTCACCGAGCGGCAACCCAATGCGCGGGCGCCGAGTGAGGCGCCCGCGCCGGGGTGTGGAGGCCGTGGCGGGAATCGAACCCACGTAACTCGATTTGCAGTCGAGCCCCTCAACCACTCGGGCACACGGCCGATGTCGTGCTGTGTTCCCGACGATAGGACCGGGGCGGGGCGGGCACAACGGAGCGGCGGGGGCTGCCATACGACTGACACACTGCGTTCACGGCCGCCGTTCATGGCCCGCCGGGCGCGCCCCCGCCGGGTCGCGCCCCGGCTCCCCTCACGGCGCGGGCACGCGGCCCGTCCCCGCCGCGTGGGGCGCCTTCACCGCGGGGGGCGCTGCGTTTCGCTGCGTGGGGCGCTTCACCGCGTGGGGCGCTGCGCCAGGAAGTCCTCGACCACCTGGCGGAAGAGGTCCGGCTCGTCGACCCACGGATAGTGGCCCACCCCGGGCAGTGGCCGCGCCCGGCCGTCCGGGAAGGATCCGGCCACCAGCTCCCCGGCCCGCATCCCGGTCACCGCGTCCCGGTCGCCGGTGATCGCCAGTACCGGGCACGGCACCTCGTGCAGCCGGGCCAGCACCGCGCGCCGCCCCGCCTCGTCGACGCCCTGCCAGAAGCCCGCCCGCGCCACCCGACCCAGCTGCTCGCCCTCGCTCTCGGCGTGTGCCCGCTGGGGCTCCTCCCAGCGGCCGTACGCCATGGGGGCTGCCTGGAGCAGCAGTCTGCGCATCTCGGCGAGGTCGGTGGTGTCGGGCAGCAGCTGCACCGCCGCGTACGCGTCCTGCCACCAGGGTTCGTCGGCGCGGGATTCGAAGATCTCCCGGGCGTCCTCGGGGAGTTCGCCCTGCAGCCGCGCGCCCGGGCTGACCAGGATCAGCCGGCTGAGCCGCTCGGGGTGGGCGGCCGCGTACGCCTGGGCGGTGGCGGCGGCCGCGTCATGGGCGAGCAGCGGGAAGCGGACGAGGTCCAGATGGCGGCGGAGCGCCTCGAGGTCCTCGGCGAGCCCGGGGAAGGCGTAGCCGATGGGGTCGAAGGCCGGCGGGGAGTCCCCGGTGCCGCGGCTGTCGGGGATGAGGAGGGTGTGGTGGGCGTCCAGCCCGCCGAGGTCGCCCAGATACGCGGCGTTCCGCCCCGGCCCGCCCGCCAGGCAGATCAGCGGTGGGCCCGCCGAGCCGTCCCGGGCCTCCAGGACGCGGTAGGCCAGCTCGGTTCCGTCGTACGAGGTGTAGTGCGGCATGGGGTCAGCTTGCCCCAGCTTCGTCATCTTGACCGTGCTTGACCGGGTGTCCTCGGGCACCGGGTGTGGCGCCGGGCCGTGGCGCGGCTCCGGCCCGGCTCCGGCCGGGCTCGGTGGTCCGGCTCCGTGGCGCGGCGGTCCGCGTGACGCAAAAGCGCCGGTAGGGGCGATCTTGTGCGGCCCCAAATCCCGCTTATGGTTTCGGTTCCGGGCTCCGTATGATGCGAGTGTGTTCGATTCCCGGCACATCAAGACGTTCCACGAGGTGGTCCGCTCCGGCTCCTACTCCGGGGCCGCCCGTGCCCTCGGCTACACCCAGCCGGCCATCACCCAGCAGATGAAGGCGCTCGAACGGGCCGTGGGCAGTCCGCTGTTCATCCGGGTCGGCCGGGGAATGCGGCTCACCGAGGCGGGGGAGACCCTCGCCCGGCACGCCGACACCATTCTGACCAGCATCTCCACCGCCCAGCAGCAGATGAGCGCCATCACCCGGCTGCGCTCGGGCCGGGTGCGGGTCTGCGCCTTCCCCAGCGCCAACGCGACCCTCATCCCCGAGGCCATGGCCCGGCTCGCCGCCGCCCATCCGGGGGTGCGGGTGGAACTGCTGGAGGGCGAGCCGCCGGATTCGCTGGGGCGGGTGGTGCGCGGGGAGTGCGACATCACCCTCGCCTTCACCTATCCGGGGCTGCGCGAGGAGACCCCCGCCGAGCTGGTGGAGATCCCGCTGCTGGAGGACCAGCTGACGGTGCTGCTGCCGACCGGCCATCCGCTGGCCCGGCGGCGGGCGGTCAAGCTGGCCGAGCTGAGCGAGGAGCGCTGGATCGCCGGATGTCTGCGGTGCCGCGCCAACTTCCTGCACGAATGCGCCGAGCAGGGCTTCGCCCCGGACATCGCCTTCACCACCGACGACAATCTGGTGGTGCAGAGCATGGTCGCGGCCGGGCTCGGCGTGGCGATGATGCCGGGCCTGGTGCTGTCGTTCCTGTGCCATCAGAAGGTCACCGGGCGCGCCCTGGACCCCGCCTCGCGCCGCCATGTCTCGGCGTACGTCCTCCGCGAGCACCTGGGGATACCGGCCACCGCGCGGGTGCTGGAGGAGCTGAAGACCGTGGCCGGGAACCGCGTCGGATGCTGACCCCTCACCCATAAGCGGATCTTGGGGAGGGCTCAACAACCTGTCGTTGGACGTGATGGTGCGGGCGGCAGGACGCTGCCGCCATGACCACCCCGACCGCGTATCCGTCCTCCCGTCTTCTCACGGCACGCCTCGGCGCGTTCGTCGGCGACGTCCGCGAGGCCGTCGGCCGGGGTCTGGCGCCCGATGTGACCGCCTATCTGGTCGGTGAGCGGCTCGCGCCCCACCTCGGCGCGGACGATCTGCTCACCCCCGGGCAGCGCGAGGGCGACCCCGACCGCTACCGCCAGCACATCCTGCACGCCGAACCCGACGGCAGCTTCTCGATCGTCGCGCTGGTGTGGCTGCCCGGCCAGCGCACGGCGATCCATGACCATGTGTCCTGGTGTGTGACCGGCGTCCACGAGGGCGAGGAGCACGAACGGCGCTACCGCCTCGTCCCGGACGGCCCGGGCTCGCGGCTGATCGCGGTGGAGGACGTGATCAACCCGCGCGGCGCGGTGTGCGGATTCGCGCCGCCCGGAGATATCCACAGGGTGTGGAACGCCTGCGGGACGAAGGCGATCTCGATCCATGTCTACGGGGCGGACATCGCCCGCCTGGGCAGCAGCGTCCGGCGGGTCTACGACCTCCCGACGGCGGACGATCATCTTCCGGTAGCGGACGGCCACCTTTCGACCGCAGACGGCCACCTTCCGACCGCGGACGGCCACCTTCCGACGGCGGACGGTCAGTGACGCTGACCGCCGCGCCCGGCGGGGCGCGGCAGGCCACCGGATGGCGGCCGCCCGCCCCGGCGTACGGGCTCGGGCTGGCCGTGGCCGGGGTCGGGGCCGCCTGGGGCGTCCACCGGCTGCTCCCCGCCGTCCCCCTGCTGACCGCCGCCGTGGTGCTGGGCATCGTCGCCGCGCATCTGCCGGGGGCGCGCGGCCTAGTCCGGGGCGTCTGCCGGGCCGGGCTCTCGCTCGCCGGAAAGCGGCTGATGCGCCTGGGCATCGTGCTGCTCGGCCTCAAGCTCAGTCTGAACGACGTGCTGGGCCTGGGCTGGGCCACTGTGGCGATGGTCCTGGGCGTGGTCGCCGCCACCTTCTGCGGCACCTGGTGGCTCGGCCGCCGGATGGGGCTGAGCGGCGACCAGCCGCTGCTGATCGCGACCGGCTACTCGATCTGCGGGGCGTCCGCGATCGGCGCGGTGGGCGAGGTGTCGGACAGCGATGAGCGCGATGTGGCCACCTCCGTGGCGCTGGTGACGCTGTGCGGCACGCTCGCCATCGCCGTCCTGCCGCTGCTCCAGCACCCCTTGGGGCTCGGCGACGAGGCGTTCGGCCGGTGGGTGGGTGCCAGCGTGCACGACGTGGGCCAGGTGGTGGCCACCGCGCAGACCGCGGGGCCGTCGGCGCTGGGCGACGCGGTGCTGGTCAAGCTGGTGCGGGTGGCCCTGCTCGCGCCGCTGGTCGCGGTGCTCGCGACGTCCGTACGGGCGCGGGGGCGCGCCAATGGGGCGGGGGGCGGGGAGGCGGAGCGGCGGCGGCCGCCGCTGGTGCCGCTCTTCGTCCTCGGCTTCCTCGCGATGACGGCTCTGCGCAGCACGGACGTGCTGTCCGCCACCGTCCTGGACGGCGCCGCCACGGCCCAGGAACTCCTCCTCGCCGCCGCCCTCTTCGGCCTCGGCAGCGCCGTCCACCTCCCCTCCCTCACCCGCACCGGCGCCCGGGTCGCCGCGCTGGGGCTGTGCGCGTGGGTGGTGATCGCGGGCGCGTCGTACGGGGGCGTCCTGCTCACCACGTAGGCCGTCAGCTGTACCTAGGCCCAGCGGCCGAGCGCGGCTCCGTCCCGCGACAGGTGTGACGGCCCGGGACGCCACTTACCCTGACGCCATGACCCCTCGCGACCCCCTCGATGTCGGTGCCACCGACGCCGCCGTCGCGGACAGCGCCCTGCCGCCCCAGGCGGCCGCCGCCTCCGCCGTCCACCCCGAGCCGGCCGCCGGAGACCTCGGCCCGGCTGCCGCCGGTGACCTGGACCTGGCGGGCGACGGCGACGACGGCGGCACCGGCGGCACCGTACTGGGGAGGCGCTACCGCGCCCTCACCCTCGGCATCGTCACCGTCGTCTCCCTCATCGCCTTCGAGGCGAGCGCGGTCAACACCGCGATGCCGGTCGCGGCCCGCGCGCTGGACGGGGTCGAGCTCTACGCGTACGCGTTCTCCGCCTACTTCACCGCGAGCCTGTTCGCGATGGCCCTGTCGGGGGAGTGGTGCGACCGCAAGGGGCCGCTGGCGCCGCTGTTCGCCGGGATCGCGGCGTTCGCCGCCGGGCTGCTGGTGGCCGGTTCGGCACAGCGGATGTGGATGTTCGTGGGCGGGCGCGCGGTGCAGGGCATAGGCGGCGGGCTGGTGATCGTCGCGCTGTACGTGGTGGTGGGCCGCGCCTATCCGCAGCGGCTCCAGCCCGCCGTGCTGGCGGCCTTCTCCGGCGCCTGGGTGCTGCCGGTCATCGTCGGCCCGCTCGCCGCCGGGGCCGTCACCGAACACGCGGGCTGGCGCTGGGTGTTCCTCGGCATCCCGGTGCTGGTGCTGCCGCCGCTCGCGGTGATGCTCCCCGCGCTGCGCGCACTGCCCCCCAGCGAGCTCTCCGCGGGCATGAACCGCCGCCGCATCCTGCTCGCGCTCGCCGTCGCGGTGGGCGCCGGACTGCTGCAGTACGCGGGCCAGGACCTCAACTGGCTCTCCCTCGTCCCGGCCGCCGCCGGGCTCGCCCTGCTCGTCCCCTGCGTGCTGCGGCTGCTGCCCAAGGGCACCTTCCGCGCCGCCCGCGGCCTGCCGTCGGTGATCCTGCTGCGCGGGGTGGCGGCGGGGTCCTTCCTGGGCGCGGAGAGCTTCGTCCCGCTGATGCTGGTGACCCAGCGCGGACTGTCCGCGACCGCCGCCGGGCTCTGCCTCACCGGCGGCGGCCTCACCTGGGCCCTGGGCTCCTACACCCAGAGCCACCCCCGCCTGGAGCCGCACCGCGAACGGCTGATGGGTCTCGGCATGCTCCTCATGGCCGTCTCCATCGCCATGGCGCTCCTGGCCCTCATCGACTCCGTACCCGCCTGGATCGTGGCCGTGGCCTGGGTGATCGGCGGCTACGGAATGGGGCTGGCCATCTCCAGCGGGAGCGTGCTGCTGCTGAAGCTCTCCCGCCCGGAGGACGCGGGCAGCAACTCCGCCTCCCTCCAGGTCTCCGACGCGCTCGGCAACATCACACTGGTCGGCCTCAGCGGTGTCCTCTTCGTCACCTTCGGCGGCGGCGAGATCGCCCCCACCGGCACCGCGGCCAGCCACCAGCCGGCCGCCTTCGGGGCGGTCTATGTGGCGATGACGGCGGTGGCGCTGGCGGGCGTCTGGGTGACGACGCGGTTGCGGCCCGAAAGCCGATAGCACCATGTGGTACCACGCGGTACCATCGGCTCATGGCAGCACTGAACCTACGCTTTACGGACGAGGAGCTCGACGCCTTGCGCAAGCGCGCGGAGGCGGAGGGCCGGAGCATGCAGTCGTTCGCCCACGACGCGGTGATCGCTGCGATCAACGAGCACTCCCGGCTGTTCAACGAGGCCGCCGCCCATGTGCTGCGGGCGAGCGAAGAGCTCAACCGGAGGCTCGCCTGATGCACTACCTCACCCTGCCCGAGCTGCTGAACCTCGCGGAGCGGCTCGGGGCCGACGAGGTGCGCGACTACGGGCTGCTGGAGTCCGCGCTGGCCCGTCCGCAGGCGAGCGTGTTCGGACAGGACGCCTACCCGGACGTGTGGCAGAAGGCGGCGGCGCTGATGGAGTCGCTGGCCCGCAACCACGCCTTGGTGGACGGCAACAAGCGCCTGTCCTGGTACGCGACCTGGGTTTTCCTCCACATCAACGGACACCCGCTGAACGCGGACTTCGACGTCGACGAGGCCGAGCGCTTCGTGCTGAGCGTCTGCCAGGGCGAGCTGGACGTGCCGAAGATCGCGGAGGGGCTGACCCGGTTCACCAACGGAATGTGAGCCTGGTCCCACCCTCGGGTGGGATCAGGGCGTACCCCCGAAGCGTGAGGACGGCACCGGTAGGCTGACGCGGTTCCCGATCGACCCCGCCGAGCCAGCCCGACGGAGACCGTGAGTACTACTGCCGCCTCCACCAGCCATCACCTCTCGCCCGCCTTTCCCGGCCGGGCGCCTTGGGGTACCGCGAGCAAGCTGCGCGCCTGGCAGCAGGGCGCGTTGGACAAGTACATCCAGGAGCAGCCGCGGGACTTCCTCGCGGTGGCGACCCCCGGCGCGGGGAAGACCACCTTCGCCCTGACCCTCGCCTCCTGGCTGCTGCACCACCACGTCGTCCAGCAGGTGACGGTCGTCGCGCCGACCGAGCACCTGAAGAAGCAGTGGGCGGAGGCCGCCGCGCGGGTCGGCATCAAGCTGGACCCGGAGTACAGCGCGGGCCCGCTGAGCCGCGAGTACCACGGCATCGCCATCACCTACGCGGGCGTCGGCGTACGGCCCATGCTGCACCGCAACCGGATCGAACAGCGCAAGACGCTCGTCATCCTCGACGAGATCCACCACGCCGGCGACTCCCGCTCCTGGGGCGAGGCGTGCCTGGAGGCTTTCGAGCCGGCCACCCGGCGGCTGGCCCTCACCGGCACCCCGTTCCGGTCCGACACCAACCCCATCCCCTTCGTCACCTACGAAGAGGGCAACGACGGCATCCGGCGCTCCTCGGCCGACTACACCTACGGCTACGGCAACGCGCTGGGGGACGGCGTCGTGCGCCCCGTCATCTTCCTCTCCTACAGCGGCAACATGCGCTGGCGCACCAAGGCGGGCGACGAGATCGAGGCGCGGCTCGGCGAGCCGATGACCAAGGACGCCGTCTCCCAGGCGTGGCGCACCGCGCTCGACCCGCGCGGCGACTGGATGCCGAACGTGCTGCGCGCCGCCGACCAGCGGCTGACCGAGGTCCGCAAGGGCATCCCCGACGCGGGAGCGCTCGTCATCGCCTCCGACCAGGACTCGGCCCGCGCCTACGCCAAACTGATCCGCGAGATCACCGGCACCAAGGCGACGCTCGTACTCTCCGACGAGGCGGCGGCCTCCCAGCGGATCGAGGACTTCACCCACTCCGACGACCGCTGGATGGTCGCGGTCCGCATGGTGTCGGAGGGCGTGGACGTTCCCCGGCTGGCGGTCGGGGTGTACGCGACCACCATCTCCACCCCGCTCTTCTTCGCCCAGGCCGTCGGCCGCTTCGTACGGTCCCGGCGGCGCGGCGAGACCGCCTCCGTCTTCCTCCCCACCATCCCGAACCTGCTCGGCTTCGCCAATGAGATGGAGGTCGAGCGCGACCACGTCCTGGACAAGCCGAAGAAGGACGACGAGGAGGAGAACCCGTACGCGGAGGAGGAGAAACTCCTCGAGGAAGCCGAGAAGCAGCAGGACGAGGACACCGGCGAACAGGACCAACTGCCCTTCGAGGCACTGGAATCGGACGCGGTCTTCGACCGGGTGCTGTACGACGGCGCCGAATTCGGCATGCAGGCGCATCCGGGCAGCGACGAGGAGCAGGACTACCTCGGCATCCCGGGACTCCTCGAACCCGACCAGGTGCAGATGCTGCTCCAGAAGCGCCAGGCCAAGCAGATCGCGCACAGCCGCAAGAAGCCGGACACGGAGGCGGATCTGCTGGAGCTTCCGGCGGAACGGCGGCCGGTGGTCACCCACAAGGAGCTACTTGAGCTCCGCAAGGAGCTCAACTCGCTGGTCGGGGCGTATGTCCACCAGAGCGGAAAGCCGCATGGTGTGATCCACACCGAACTGCGCCGGGTGTGCGGTGGGCCGCCGAGCGCGGAGGCGACGGCGGGGCAGATCCGCGAGCGGATCAAGAAGGTCCGGGAGTGGGCAACCCGCATGCGCTGACGCGCGCACCTTTCCCCTCCCCGACGCCTGACGCTATGCGACTACGCCACACGGCAGGGACTCCGCCCCGGGATCCGGGGGCGGGCCCGGACGCCCCCTGGCGCGCTGGCCTCCTGGTGCGCCGGGGCGGCGGGCCCTGGTGACTGGGGTGGCGTGTCTTTCCCCTTCCCGCCCCTTCCCGTAACAGGGGCTTCGCCCCTGGCCCCTGGGCTCGGGGGTGGAGCCCCGGCCGCCCCCTTGCGCGCTGGTGCGCCAGGACGGGGCCCCGCCCCTTCCCGCAGCGTCGATATGCGGCTCAGCCGCGTGGCAGGGGCTTCGCCCCTGGGTCCCGGGGGTCGGGGGCGGGGCCCGGACACCTTCTGGCGCGCTGGCCCGCCCGGGGCTTCGCCCCAGGTCCCGGGGTCTGGGGCGAAGCCCCAGTTACGGGGAGGGGCGGGGAGGGGAACAGCCCGCCGCAGGCGTCCCGCCCTCCGCAACCCCCTTTCGAAAAATTTCATGAACCGGTCGCAGACCCCCCTCATGAAACCGGGCAAACCGGGATGGTTTGGGGCGCTCCCGCGCCGCATCCTTTGGCAGCTCCGCTCGTATTCTGGACAAACCCTTCCGCAAAACGGACCAGCTCGCTAGCGTTCGGGCACGCACACGCCCCGTGGCAGCGCCGCCGCGGAGCGCAGCCGGTGCGTGACCACCGCGACCGGCGGCCTCTTCGCGCGCCGTCGTCGGGACCGGCGGGGCACCGCACGAGGAGCCGCCACTCATCACCGAGGAGGGGGCGTCGTGACCGCGGAGACCTCTCAGACGCTCGATCGGGGACTGCGCGTCCTCAAACTGCTCGCCGACACCGACCACGGGCTGACCGTGACCGAGCTGTCCAACAAGCTCGGCGTCAACCGCACCGTGGTCTACCGGCTGCTGGCCACCCTCGAGCAGCACTCCCTGGTCCGCCGGGACATCGGCGGGCGGGCGCGCGTCGGGCTCGGCGTGCTCCAGCTCGGCCGCCAGGTGCATCCGCTCGTACGGGAGGCGGCGCTGCCCGCGCTGCGTTCCCTCGCCGAGGATGTCGGCGCGACCGCCCACCTCACCCTGGTCGACGGCACCGAGGCGCTCGCCGTCGCGGTCGTCGAGCCGACCTGGACCGACTACCACGTGGCCTACCGGGCCGGATTCCGGCATCCGCTCGACCGGGGCGCCGCCGGGCGCGCGATCCTCGCCGCCCGTGCCGGCCGCCCCGACGACCCCGGGTACGCCCTCACCCACGGCGAACTGGAGGCGGGCGCGAGCGGCGCGGCCGCCCCGCTCATCGGGGTGACGGGGATAGAGGGCAGCGTCGGGGTCGTGATGCTCTGCGACTCGGTCCCGGAGCGGGTCGGCCCCCGGGTGGTCGACGCGGCCCGAGAGGTTTCGGACGCCTTGAGGTGAGGGCGGGCCGCCGCCCGGCGGCCCGGTGGTGGCGCTGGGCCCGTGCCCGGCGCGGCCGGGGGCACGCACCCCCTGAACCCGCCCGCCCGCGCGGGGCCCCGCGCGGGCCCGTATCGGGCGGCCGGGCGCCACGGTCGGGTCAACGCCGCCCCCGGGCGGCCCCGTGGGGCCGGGGTGGCGGCTCGTGCCTCCCGGCGGTCAACTAGATTCGCACCATGCCTGCCGTCTCCCGCCGCGCCCGCACCCTCGCGCTCTGCTCCGCGCCCGTGCTCGCCCTGCTCGCGGTGGCCGCGTTCGCGCCGCTGCCGTTCACTGTCGCCCAGCCCGGTTCGACCGTGAACGTCCTGGGTTCCGACCGCGGCAAGCAGGTGATCAGCGTCTCGGGGACCGGTACCCGCAAGACGGCCGGGCAGCTGCGGATGACGACGATCCTGGCGACCGGCCCGGAGGCCACCGTGCGGGTGAAGGACGTGGTCAGCGGCTGGTTCGCCACCGACCGCGCCGTCATGCCGCATGACTCGGTCTACGTCGGCGGCACCACCAAGGAGATCGAGCGGCACAACTCCGAGGAGATGCGGGAGTCCCAGTCCTCGGCCACCAGCGCCGCGCTCGGCTATCTCCACCGCTCCCCGCGCGACGTCAAGGTCACCCTGCGCCTCGCCGACGTCGGTGGTCCGAGCGCCGGGCTGCTCTTCTCCCTCGGCATCGTCGACAAGCTGGATGGCGACGGCCGCGGCGGCGACCTCACCGGCGGCCGGACGATCGCGGGCACCGGCACCATCGACGCCAAGGGCAAGGTCGGGGCCGTGGGCGGGGTCCCGCTGAAGACGCAGGCCGCCAAGCGGGACGGCGCCACGGTCTTCCTGGTGCCGAAGGCCGAGTGTGCCGACGCCACGGCCGAACTGCCCAAGGGGCTGCGGCTGATCCCCGTCACGACCCTCAAGGGTGCGGTGACGGCTCTGCGGGCGCTGCGGTCGGGCGGCGCGGTCCCGCACTGCTGAGCGGCGCCACGGCCCCCTCCTCCACCGAAATCGCCGTCCCCTCGTCCATCCCGCGCCAGGCCGGGAAGACCAGCGGGCTGAGCGTGGCCAGGAAGTAGACACCGCCCGTCACCAGGAAGGCGGCGGTCAGCCCCACCCCCTCCACCAGGCACCCGGCCGCGAGCCCGCCGAGCGGCATCACCACCCACACCCCGGCGGTGAGCGCCCCCGAGACCCGGCTGCGCAGCTCGTCGGGAACGGCCTCGTACGTCACCGTGGTCAGGATCGGGTTGAGCATCCCCGCCGCGACCCCGCTGATCGCCATCGTCACGGCGAGCGGGGACACCCCGGGCACGAACGCGGCGATCAGGAACCTCGGCAGCCCGCACACCAGGAAGCTCACCGCGAAGACGGTCCGGCGCGGAAAGCGGTCGCCGACCGCCCCGTACAGCAGCGCCCCCACCAGCGCCCCGCCGCCGAACAGGGCCGTGAGCAGGCCGAGTTGTACGGACCCGCCCAGGTGCCGCTCGGCGTGGACCGGCAGCAGTACGGAGGACAGACCCTGGTCGAGGCCGTTGGTGACCATGACCATCAGCACGATGGCCAGCAGCAGCCGGTGGCGCAGCAGGAAGCGGTACCCCTCGCCCAGCTCGGCGCGGTAGGCGCGGGCGGACA encodes the following:
- a CDS encoding S16 family serine protease, whose translation is MPAVSRRARTLALCSAPVLALLAVAAFAPLPFTVAQPGSTVNVLGSDRGKQVISVSGTGTRKTAGQLRMTTILATGPEATVRVKDVVSGWFATDRAVMPHDSVYVGGTTKEIERHNSEEMRESQSSATSAALGYLHRSPRDVKVTLRLADVGGPSAGLLFSLGIVDKLDGDGRGGDLTGGRTIAGTGTIDAKGKVGAVGGVPLKTQAAKRDGATVFLVPKAECADATAELPKGLRLIPVTTLKGAVTALRALRSGGAVPHC
- a CDS encoding MFS transporter — protein: MSSDDTGDRERRGNSGDGRRPLLLVLAANTVSIAGNSLTLIAVPWFVLETTGSAAKAGLVSFCATLPVVVSAVIGGPVIDRIGRRRVSMASDSLCGVAVATIPVLHFAGLLRFWQLCALMAFCGLLHAPGETARQVLVPALAERAGTTLSRAASFYDGASRGARMLGAALGGLLIALLGPPSVLLLDAATFAASAVLIMAGLRGLPAAAPRKPVVPVSARAYRAELGEGYRFLLRHRLLLAIVLMVMVTNGLDQGLSSVLLPVHAERHLGGSVQLGLLTALFGGGALVGALLYGAVGDRFPRRTVFAVSFLVCGLPRFLIAAFVPGVSPLAVTMAISGVAAGMLNPILTTVTYEAVPDELRSRVSGALTAGVWVVMPLGGLAAGCLVEGVGLTAAFLVTGGVYFLATLSPLVFPAWRGMDEGTAISVEEGAVAPLSSAGPRRPTAAPAEPSPHP